A genome region from Streptomyces xanthophaeus includes the following:
- the lepB gene encoding signal peptidase I, whose amino-acid sequence MALLVLGALLGCVGGLGGYFFMPTKFVPGSHMRPTIATESSVAFNLLAVKVDRGDVVLFDSTAWGDQRQSVERVVAVGGDHISYTPGDRTLTLNGKPLDEPYVLNGDPVAGSPPFDVRVPRGRLFVLGDNRGNSADSRFRFEASESGTVPMADVNGTMVAEGDPLLVGLRSAALVGVAVLCAGALFGAVSLRLRRRAAATAVHPAYAGLMPPPGV is encoded by the coding sequence GTGGCGCTGCTGGTGCTGGGTGCGCTTCTGGGCTGTGTCGGGGGTCTGGGCGGGTACTTCTTCATGCCGACGAAGTTCGTGCCGGGGAGCCACATGAGGCCGACCATCGCCACGGAATCGTCGGTGGCCTTCAACCTGTTGGCCGTCAAGGTGGACCGCGGCGACGTGGTGCTCTTCGACTCCACGGCCTGGGGTGATCAGCGCCAGTCCGTGGAACGGGTGGTCGCGGTGGGCGGCGACCACATCTCGTACACGCCCGGGGACCGGACGCTGACCTTGAACGGGAAGCCGCTGGACGAGCCGTACGTGCTGAACGGCGATCCGGTGGCGGGGTCGCCCCCGTTCGATGTGAGGGTGCCCAGGGGCCGGCTGTTCGTGCTGGGCGACAACCGCGGCAACTCCGCCGACTCCCGCTTCCGGTTCGAGGCTTCGGAGAGCGGAACCGTGCCCATGGCGGACGTGAACGGCACGATGGTCGCCGAGGGCGATCCGCTGCTCGTCGGCCTGCGGTCCGCGGCACTCGTCGGCGTCGCGGTGCTGTGCGCCGGTGCGCTGTTCGGCGCCGTCTCGCTGCGGCTTCGCCGCCGGGCGGCGGCGACCGCGGTGCACCCGGCGTACGCGGGGCTGATGCCGCCGCCGGGGGTCTGA
- the manA gene encoding mannose-6-phosphate isomerase, class I produces the protein MDRLTNTIRPYAWGSTTAIPTLLGVEPTGEPQAEMWMGAHPGAPSRIDRGAGERALSEVIAADPEGELGAATVAKFGPRLPFLFKILAAGAPLSLQVHPDLLQARAGFEDEERRGVPIDADHRNYKDPNHKPEMICALTAFDGLCGFRPPLEAADLLAGLDVDSLKPYVDLLHAHPEEAALREMLTAVLIADRAEMAHTVHEVAAAVTRLGGRYTPYATLVHHFPGDPGVIAAMLLNHVRLQPGEAMFLGAGVPHAYIDGLGVELLANSDNVLRAGLTPKHVDVPELLKIARFEPGDPNLLRPEGDGEEVYETPIDEFRLSRFLLAPGGASRVLPHDTPQILLCTAGSPRAGELALTPGESVFVPAGEKVELTGSGTIFRATVVV, from the coding sequence ATGGACCGCCTGACGAACACGATCCGCCCCTACGCCTGGGGATCCACCACGGCCATCCCCACGCTGCTCGGTGTCGAACCCACCGGTGAGCCCCAGGCCGAGATGTGGATGGGAGCCCACCCGGGCGCCCCCTCCCGCATCGACCGGGGAGCGGGCGAGCGGGCGCTCTCGGAGGTCATCGCCGCCGATCCCGAAGGCGAGCTGGGCGCTGCCACCGTCGCCAAGTTCGGCCCCCGGCTGCCCTTCCTGTTCAAGATCCTCGCCGCCGGCGCCCCGCTCTCCCTGCAGGTCCACCCCGACCTGCTCCAGGCCCGGGCGGGCTTCGAGGACGAGGAGCGCCGCGGGGTCCCGATCGACGCGGACCACCGCAACTACAAGGACCCCAACCACAAGCCCGAAATGATCTGCGCGCTCACCGCGTTCGACGGGCTGTGCGGCTTCCGCCCGCCGCTGGAGGCCGCCGACCTCCTCGCGGGCCTGGACGTGGACAGCCTCAAGCCGTACGTCGACCTGCTGCACGCGCACCCCGAAGAGGCCGCCCTGCGCGAGATGCTGACGGCCGTACTGATCGCGGACCGCGCCGAGATGGCCCACACCGTGCACGAGGTCGCCGCCGCCGTCACACGCCTCGGCGGCCGGTACACCCCGTACGCCACGCTGGTCCACCACTTCCCGGGCGACCCGGGAGTCATCGCGGCGATGCTGCTCAACCACGTCCGACTCCAGCCCGGCGAGGCGATGTTCCTCGGCGCCGGCGTCCCGCACGCCTACATCGACGGCCTCGGCGTCGAGCTGCTGGCCAACTCGGACAACGTGCTGCGTGCCGGGCTCACCCCCAAACACGTGGACGTGCCCGAGCTGCTGAAGATCGCCAGGTTCGAGCCGGGCGACCCGAACCTGCTGCGCCCGGAAGGCGACGGCGAGGAGGTCTACGAGACCCCCATCGACGAGTTCCGGCTCTCCCGCTTCCTCCTCGCGCCCGGCGGCGCCTCCCGCGTGCTCCCGCACGACACCCCGCAGATCCTGCTCTGCACCGCCGGCTCCCCGCGGGCCGGCGAACTGGCCCTGACCCCTGGCGAGTCGGTCTTCGTACCGGCGGGCGAAAAGGTCGAACTGACCGGAAGCGGGACGATCTTCCGTGCCACCGTGGTGGTCTGA
- a CDS encoding RDD family protein, which yields MSDLVTGDAVVLGLRPARLPSRGLAILLDLAVYVTGYVLISVGLTMATASLDEAAQAAVAVAGFLLFLVGVPIAVETLSHGRSLGKLACGLRVVRDDGGPIRFRHALVRGAMGIVELILTFGSIACIASLVSARGRRLGDVFAGTLVVRERVPGTRVMPVPPPPPWLAGRFTGLDLSAVPEGLWLAIRQYLTRMNQLDPQVGAAMAMRLADDLVARTGAPPPAGVPAAAFLMAVVHERQSRDAARAFRPSAGGPGAGFATGPAPAPAPVPGPVPVVAPVPYVAPAPVAPAETPRAGGFAPPA from the coding sequence GTGAGCGATCTGGTGACGGGGGACGCGGTCGTCCTGGGGCTCAGGCCCGCGCGGCTGCCGAGCCGCGGGCTGGCGATCCTCCTGGACCTGGCTGTGTACGTCACCGGTTACGTGCTCATCTCCGTCGGGCTGACGATGGCCACGGCCTCGCTGGACGAGGCCGCCCAGGCGGCCGTCGCGGTGGCGGGCTTCCTGCTGTTCCTGGTGGGCGTGCCGATCGCGGTGGAGACGCTGTCCCACGGGCGTTCGCTCGGCAAGCTCGCCTGCGGGCTGCGCGTCGTACGGGACGACGGCGGGCCGATCCGGTTCCGGCACGCTCTGGTGCGCGGGGCCATGGGGATCGTGGAGCTGATCCTGACCTTCGGGTCGATCGCGTGCATCGCCTCGCTGGTGTCGGCGCGGGGCCGACGGCTCGGGGACGTGTTCGCGGGGACGCTGGTGGTCCGGGAGCGGGTGCCGGGGACCCGGGTGATGCCGGTGCCTCCGCCGCCGCCGTGGCTGGCCGGGCGGTTCACCGGGCTGGATCTGTCGGCGGTGCCGGAAGGACTGTGGCTGGCGATACGCCAGTACCTGACGCGGATGAACCAGCTGGATCCGCAGGTGGGCGCCGCGATGGCGATGCGGCTGGCGGACGATCTGGTGGCGCGTACGGGGGCGCCGCCGCCGGCCGGGGTGCCGGCCGCCGCGTTCCTGATGGCCGTGGTGCACGAGCGGCAGTCGCGCGACGCCGCCCGGGCGTTCCGGCCGTCCGCCGGCGGTCCCGGTGCCGGGTTCGCTACCGGGCCCGCACCTGCACCCGCACCGGTGCCGGGGCCGGTGCCGGTCGTGGCGCCGGTCCCCTACGTGGCTCCCGCGCCCGTGGCGCCTGCGGAGACTCCGCGCGCCGGCGGGTTCGCGCCGCCCGCCTGA
- a CDS encoding metallopeptidase family protein yields MTDTPLPPCPAEPPTGTRAEPRPRRRDRHGRGMRGPVAPPQVPLSASRSELFGDLVRDSVERLERRWPQLSEVEFLIGDVPGPPGGPDGGWNDEAVPLGAVSESREGRPARVVVFRRPVEIRTKTRDEKAMLVHEIVVEQVAELLGLSPETVDPRYGQD; encoded by the coding sequence GTGACCGACACCCCTCTTCCTCCCTGTCCCGCCGAGCCCCCCACGGGGACCCGAGCCGAGCCGCGCCCGCGTCGGCGGGACCGGCACGGGCGCGGGATGCGCGGTCCGGTGGCCCCTCCTCAGGTGCCGCTGTCGGCGAGCCGGTCGGAGCTGTTCGGGGACCTCGTACGGGATTCCGTGGAGCGGCTGGAGCGGCGCTGGCCGCAGCTGTCCGAGGTGGAGTTCCTGATCGGTGACGTGCCCGGGCCGCCGGGCGGTCCGGACGGCGGCTGGAACGACGAGGCGGTGCCGCTGGGCGCGGTGTCGGAGTCGCGCGAGGGGCGGCCCGCCCGGGTCGTGGTCTTCCGCCGGCCGGTGGAGATCCGTACGAAGACGCGGGACGAGAAGGCGATGCTGGTCCACGAGATCGTGGTGGAGCAGGTGGCGGAGCTGCTGGGGCTCTCGCCGGAGACGGTGGACCCCCGGTACGGCCAGGACTGA
- a CDS encoding DUF5719 family protein yields MKQRAPLTLAAVTAALAALTGVAALTAPAADGKAADGKAAAAARMPVERSLLVCPGPSSSDIAETTYTAFTPGGPAGEGKGSARLLGATKDAKPVLEPKEPGKPLGATASGADAPALTGSADGILAPGWTAQLTTKVSVGRTRGVLGVGCTAPGTDFWFPAVSTAKGREDYVHLTNPDDAAAIVDIKLFGPDGPAKPDAGTSESIRVDPKSTKTVLLSTLVPGAQLADATAHVTTRAGRVGASVQVGEETVGADWLPASADPAGSLVLPGIPADAASVRLVVFVPGEEDADLKVRLAAPGGSISPAGNEQLHVKAGMTAAVDLKDLTRGEAGSLLLTPSDPKKSAPVVAAVRVVRGSGAKQEIGFIPATGPVGARATVADNRPEENTTLLALTAPAADAKVKVTASPGTGGGEAASQEVTVKAGTTQTLSLAPAGGKGSYALTVETLSGGPVHAARTLSLPHEGIAMFTVQGFSDDHSTVSVPKAAQDLSVLTR; encoded by the coding sequence GTGAAGCAGCGCGCACCCCTGACGCTGGCGGCGGTGACCGCGGCCCTGGCCGCCCTCACCGGCGTCGCCGCCCTCACCGCACCCGCCGCCGACGGGAAGGCGGCCGACGGCAAGGCGGCGGCCGCCGCCCGGATGCCGGTGGAGCGGTCCCTGCTGGTGTGCCCGGGGCCCAGCTCCTCGGACATCGCCGAGACCACGTACACGGCCTTCACCCCCGGCGGGCCCGCCGGCGAGGGCAAGGGCTCGGCCCGGTTGCTCGGCGCGACCAAGGACGCCAAGCCGGTGCTGGAACCCAAGGAGCCGGGCAAGCCCCTCGGGGCCACCGCCAGCGGAGCCGACGCACCCGCCCTCACCGGCAGCGCCGACGGGATCCTCGCCCCCGGCTGGACCGCGCAGCTGACCACCAAGGTCTCGGTCGGCCGGACCCGCGGCGTGCTCGGCGTCGGCTGCACCGCACCCGGCACCGACTTCTGGTTCCCCGCGGTGAGCACGGCCAAGGGACGCGAGGACTACGTCCACCTCACCAACCCCGACGACGCCGCGGCCATCGTCGACATCAAGCTCTTCGGCCCGGACGGTCCGGCCAAGCCCGACGCCGGCACCAGCGAGAGCATCCGGGTCGACCCCAAGTCCACCAAGACCGTCCTGCTGTCCACCCTGGTCCCGGGCGCCCAGCTCGCGGACGCCACCGCCCACGTGACCACCCGCGCGGGCCGGGTGGGCGCATCGGTGCAGGTCGGCGAGGAGACGGTGGGCGCCGACTGGCTGCCGGCCTCCGCCGACCCGGCGGGCTCGCTCGTCCTGCCGGGCATCCCGGCGGACGCCGCCTCCGTACGGCTGGTCGTCTTCGTACCGGGCGAGGAGGACGCGGACCTGAAGGTGCGCCTGGCCGCACCCGGCGGCTCGATCAGCCCGGCGGGCAACGAGCAGCTGCACGTCAAGGCCGGTATGACGGCGGCCGTCGACCTCAAGGACCTGACCCGCGGCGAGGCCGGCTCGCTCCTGCTGACCCCCTCCGACCCCAAGAAGTCCGCCCCGGTCGTCGCGGCGGTACGGGTGGTCCGCGGCAGCGGCGCCAAGCAGGAGATCGGCTTCATCCCTGCCACCGGGCCGGTCGGGGCACGGGCGACCGTGGCCGACAACCGGCCGGAGGAGAACACCACCCTGCTGGCCCTGACCGCTCCGGCAGCCGACGCGAAGGTCAAGGTCACCGCCTCGCCGGGCACCGGCGGCGGCGAGGCGGCCTCCCAGGAGGTCACCGTCAAGGCGGGCACCACACAGACGCTCTCCCTGGCCCCCGCGGGCGGCAAGGGCTCCTACGCCCTCACCGTCGAGACCCTCTCGGGCGGCCCGGTCCACGCGGCCCGCACCCTGTCCCTCCCGCACGAGGGCATCGCGATGTTCACCGTCCAGGGCTTCTCCGACGACCACTCCACCGTCTCGGTCCCCAAGGCCGCCCAGGACCTCTCCGTCCTGACCCGATGA
- a CDS encoding stage II sporulation protein M, which translates to MDLDVFVTAHRAEWERLEQLLGRGRKLTGDEADELVALYQRTSTHLSQIQSSAPDPMLTGRLTQLVARARATVTGTRRAGWRDAALFFTAGFPAAVYRSRRWWIPTALLSTALGVLIGWWIATHPEVQGAIAAPEHLKALTEPGGQYETYYSSHPAGSFAAQVWTNNAQAAAICLVLGAFLGIPVLWILFLNMANLGVGLGLMASAGRLDVFLGLILPHGLLELTAVFVAAGMGLRLGWTVIDPGPRTRRAALAEQGRTALGMAIGLAVVLFVSGLIEGFVTPSGLPTWARITIGVAAEVAFLLYVFILGGRAARAGDVGDVEEADQTATLPTAA; encoded by the coding sequence ATGGATCTCGACGTCTTCGTGACCGCACACCGTGCGGAGTGGGAGCGCCTGGAGCAGCTCCTGGGCCGCGGCCGCAAGCTCACCGGCGACGAGGCCGACGAACTCGTCGCGCTCTACCAGCGCACCTCCACCCACCTCTCCCAGATCCAGTCCAGTGCCCCGGACCCGATGCTCACCGGCCGGCTGACCCAGCTGGTCGCCCGCGCCCGCGCCACGGTGACGGGCACCCGCCGGGCCGGCTGGCGCGACGCCGCCCTCTTCTTCACGGCGGGCTTCCCGGCCGCGGTCTACCGCAGCCGCCGCTGGTGGATACCGACGGCCCTGCTCTCCACGGCGCTCGGCGTGCTCATCGGCTGGTGGATAGCCACGCACCCGGAGGTCCAGGGCGCCATCGCGGCCCCCGAGCACCTGAAGGCGCTCACCGAGCCGGGCGGCCAGTACGAGACGTACTACTCCAGCCACCCGGCGGGTTCCTTCGCCGCCCAGGTCTGGACGAACAACGCCCAGGCGGCGGCGATCTGCCTGGTCCTGGGCGCGTTCCTGGGGATACCGGTGCTCTGGATCCTCTTCCTGAACATGGCCAACCTGGGCGTCGGCCTCGGCCTGATGGCCTCCGCCGGCCGCCTCGACGTCTTCCTGGGCCTGATCCTTCCGCACGGTCTGCTCGAACTGACGGCGGTCTTCGTGGCCGCGGGCATGGGCCTGCGCCTGGGCTGGACGGTCATCGACCCGGGCCCCCGCACCCGCCGCGCGGCCCTCGCGGAACAGGGCCGCACCGCCCTCGGCATGGCCATCGGTCTCGCGGTGGTCCTCTTCGTCTCGGGCCTGATCGAGGGCTTCGTGACCCCGTCGGGCCTCCCCACCTGGGCCCGCATCACGATCGGCGTCGCAGCCGAGGTCGCCTTCCTGCTCTACGTCTTCATCCTGGGCGGCAGGGCCGCCCGCGCCGGCGACGTGGGCGACGTGGAGGAGGCCGACCAGACGGCGACCCTCCCGACCGCGGCCTGA
- a CDS encoding SIS domain-containing protein — translation MLDESLLDAPDDLARVDRRGLLRGAAEAGARVRTAARHANEAGLAELRPDGRPRSVLIAGPGTAATGVADLLGALAGASAPVIRLDPTGVAHAAGALRWALPGWAGPVDLLLLATTDGTEPGLAVLAEQAYRRGCTVVAVAPERSPLSEAVDGAHGLLVPMAKAPYQEYDESAAAGPGALWALLTPLLLLLDKVGLITAAPDTLQLVADRLDRTAERCGPAIATYSNPAKTLAAELADSLPLIWSEGTGAAPAGRRFAATLAELAGRPALAAVLPEALPAHGVLLAGSFAAGADPDDFFRDRVEEPQALRARIVLLRDRPAGGLTAAPAARELALSHDTAVSELEPEEGVELEQLAELLAVTDFATAYLALASGGHS, via the coding sequence ATGCTCGACGAGTCGCTCCTCGACGCACCGGACGATCTCGCCCGCGTCGACCGCCGGGGCCTGCTCCGCGGTGCGGCCGAGGCCGGAGCCAGAGTCCGTACCGCCGCCCGGCACGCGAACGAGGCCGGTCTCGCCGAGCTGCGCCCCGACGGCCGCCCGCGCTCCGTCCTGATCGCCGGGCCCGGCACCGCCGCCACCGGCGTCGCCGACCTGCTCGGTGCCCTCGCCGGAGCCTCCGCGCCCGTCATCCGGCTGGATCCCACCGGCGTCGCCCACGCGGCCGGCGCACTGCGCTGGGCCCTGCCCGGCTGGGCCGGACCCGTAGACCTGCTGCTCCTCGCCACCACCGACGGCACCGAGCCCGGGCTCGCCGTCCTCGCCGAGCAGGCGTACCGGCGCGGCTGCACCGTCGTCGCCGTCGCCCCCGAGCGCTCACCGCTGAGCGAGGCGGTGGACGGCGCGCACGGACTCCTCGTACCGATGGCCAAGGCCCCGTACCAGGAGTACGACGAGTCCGCCGCGGCCGGACCCGGCGCCCTGTGGGCCCTGCTGACGCCGCTGCTACTGCTCCTCGACAAGGTCGGGCTGATCACCGCCGCCCCCGACACCCTGCAGCTCGTCGCCGACCGGCTCGACCGTACGGCCGAACGCTGCGGGCCCGCCATCGCCACCTACTCCAACCCGGCCAAGACCCTCGCCGCCGAGCTGGCCGACTCCCTCCCGCTCATCTGGAGCGAGGGCACCGGCGCCGCCCCCGCGGGCCGCCGGTTCGCCGCCACCCTCGCCGAGCTCGCCGGCCGCCCCGCCCTGGCCGCCGTGCTTCCCGAGGCGCTGCCCGCCCACGGCGTCCTGCTCGCCGGATCCTTCGCCGCCGGCGCCGACCCCGACGACTTCTTCCGTGACCGGGTCGAAGAGCCCCAGGCCCTTCGCGCCCGCATCGTCCTGCTGCGTGACCGGCCGGCCGGCGGCCTCACCGCCGCCCCCGCCGCACGCGAGCTCGCCCTCAGCCACGACACGGCGGTCAGCGAGCTCGAACCGGAGGAGGGCGTCGAACTGGAGCAGCTCGCCGAACTCCTCGCCGTCACGGATTTCGCCACCGCCTACCTGGCGTTGGCTTCCGGGGGACACAGCTGA
- a CDS encoding Trm112 family protein, with amino-acid sequence MPLEAGLLQILACPACHSPLEDKSADETAPELICTGQDCGLAYPVRDGIPVLLVDEARRPA; translated from the coding sequence ATGCCGCTCGAAGCCGGCCTCCTGCAGATCCTCGCCTGCCCCGCCTGCCACTCGCCCCTCGAGGACAAGTCGGCCGACGAGACCGCCCCCGAGCTGATCTGCACCGGTCAGGACTGCGGCCTCGCGTACCCGGTCCGTGACGGCATCCCCGTGCTCCTCGTGGACGAGGCCCGCCGCCCCGCCTGA
- a CDS encoding cation diffusion facilitator family transporter, whose translation MSASGGTKAIVAALAANLAIAVAKFVAFLFSGSSSMLAESVHSLADSGNQGLLLLGGKKAQREATPQHPFGYGRERYIYAFLVSIVLFTVGGMFAIYEGYEKIHDPHEITNWYWPVGVLVFAIIAESFSFRTAIKESNEIRGKQTWTQFVRRAKAPELPVVLLEDFGALVGLVLALGGVGLALLTGDGIWDGIGTLCIGILLIVIAIVLAAETKSLLLGEAAGIEEVEKIKAAVVDGDVVTRVIHMRTLHLGPEELLVAAKIAVEGNDTATQVADAINAAEARIREAVPIARVIYLEPDIYRPEAAK comes from the coding sequence ATGAGCGCGTCGGGCGGTACCAAGGCGATCGTGGCGGCACTCGCCGCCAACCTCGCCATCGCTGTAGCCAAATTCGTGGCATTCCTCTTCAGCGGCTCCTCGTCGATGCTCGCGGAAAGCGTCCACTCGCTGGCCGACTCCGGGAACCAGGGCCTGCTGCTCCTCGGCGGCAAGAAGGCCCAGCGCGAGGCGACGCCGCAGCACCCCTTCGGCTACGGGCGCGAGCGCTACATCTACGCCTTCCTGGTCTCCATCGTGCTCTTCACCGTCGGTGGCATGTTCGCCATCTACGAGGGCTACGAGAAGATCCACGACCCGCACGAGATCACCAACTGGTACTGGCCCGTCGGCGTCCTCGTCTTCGCGATCATCGCGGAGTCCTTCTCCTTCCGTACCGCGATCAAGGAGTCGAACGAGATCCGGGGCAAGCAGACCTGGACCCAGTTCGTCCGGCGCGCCAAGGCCCCCGAGCTGCCCGTCGTCCTCCTGGAGGACTTCGGCGCGCTCGTCGGCCTGGTCCTGGCCCTCGGCGGCGTCGGCCTCGCCCTGCTGACCGGCGACGGGATCTGGGACGGCATCGGCACCCTGTGCATCGGCATCCTGCTCATCGTCATCGCGATCGTCCTGGCCGCGGAGACCAAGTCCCTGCTGCTCGGTGAGGCCGCCGGCATCGAGGAAGTCGAGAAGATCAAGGCCGCGGTGGTCGACGGGGACGTCGTCACCCGCGTGATCCACATGCGCACCCTGCACCTGGGCCCGGAGGAGCTGCTGGTCGCCGCCAAGATCGCGGTCGAGGGCAACGACACCGCCACCCAGGTGGCCGACGCGATCAACGCCGCCGAGGCCCGCATCCGCGAGGCCGTCCCGATCGCCCGGGTGATCTACCTGGAGCCGGACATCTACCGCCCCGAAGCCGCCAAGTAG
- the ahcY gene encoding adenosylhomocysteinase produces MDFKVADLSLAAFGRKEITLAEHEMPGLMSIRAEYAQAQPLAGARITGSLHMTVQTAVLIETLVALGADVRWASCNIFSTQDHAAAAIAVGPNGTPENPQGVPVFAWKGETLEEYWWCTEQALTWPNTPTGGPNMILDDGGDATLLVHKGVEFEKAGSAPDPSTADSEEYAHILTLLNRTLGESPQKWTQLASEIRGVTEETTTGVHRLYEMMSEGTLLFPAINVNDAVTKSKFDNKYGCRHSLIDGINRATDVLIGGKVAVVFGYGDVGKGCAESLRGQGARVIVTEIDPICALQAAMDGYQVATLDDVVETADIFITTTGNKDIIMASDMAKMKHQAIVGNIGHFDNEIDMAGLAKVEGIVKDEVKPQVHTWKFPDGKVLIVLSEGRLLNLGNATGHPSFVMSNSFADQTLAQIELFTKPEEYPTEVYVLPKHLDEKVARLHLDALGVRLTTLRPEQAAYIGVQVEGPYKPDHYRY; encoded by the coding sequence ATGGACTTCAAGGTCGCAGACCTCTCCCTTGCCGCGTTCGGCCGCAAGGAGATCACCCTGGCCGAGCACGAGATGCCGGGTCTGATGTCGATCCGCGCCGAGTACGCGCAGGCGCAGCCCCTGGCCGGCGCCCGCATCACCGGCTCGCTGCACATGACCGTGCAGACCGCCGTACTCATCGAGACCCTCGTCGCCCTCGGCGCCGACGTCCGCTGGGCCTCCTGCAACATCTTCTCCACCCAGGACCACGCGGCCGCCGCCATCGCGGTGGGCCCGAACGGCACCCCGGAGAACCCGCAGGGCGTCCCCGTCTTCGCCTGGAAGGGCGAGACGCTGGAGGAGTACTGGTGGTGCACGGAGCAGGCGCTGACCTGGCCGAACACCCCCACCGGCGGCCCGAACATGATCCTCGACGACGGTGGTGACGCCACCCTCCTCGTCCACAAGGGCGTCGAGTTCGAGAAGGCCGGCTCCGCCCCGGACCCGTCGACGGCGGACTCCGAGGAGTACGCCCACATCCTCACCCTGCTCAACCGCACCCTCGGCGAGTCCCCCCAGAAGTGGACCCAGCTCGCGTCCGAGATCCGCGGCGTGACGGAGGAGACCACCACCGGTGTCCACCGCCTCTACGAGATGATGTCCGAGGGCACCCTGCTGTTCCCGGCGATCAACGTGAACGACGCCGTCACCAAGTCGAAGTTCGACAACAAGTACGGCTGCCGCCACTCCCTGATCGACGGCATCAACCGCGCCACCGACGTCCTCATCGGCGGCAAGGTCGCGGTCGTCTTCGGCTACGGCGACGTCGGCAAGGGCTGCGCCGAGTCCCTCCGCGGCCAGGGCGCCCGCGTCATCGTCACCGAGATCGACCCGATCTGCGCGCTGCAGGCGGCGATGGACGGATACCAGGTCGCCACCCTCGACGACGTCGTCGAGACGGCCGACATCTTCATCACGACCACGGGCAACAAGGACATCATCATGGCCTCCGACATGGCCAAGATGAAGCACCAGGCCATCGTGGGCAACATCGGCCACTTCGACAACGAGATCGACATGGCCGGCCTCGCGAAGGTCGAAGGCATCGTCAAGGACGAGGTCAAGCCCCAGGTCCACACCTGGAAGTTCCCCGACGGCAAGGTCCTGATCGTCCTCTCCGAGGGCCGCCTGCTGAACCTCGGCAACGCGACCGGCCACCCGTCCTTCGTGATGTCGAACTCCTTCGCGGACCAGACCCTGGCCCAGATCGAGCTCTTCACCAAGCCGGAGGAGTACCCGACCGAGGTCTACGTGCTCCCGAAGCACCTCGACGAGAAGGTCGCCCGCCTCCACCTCGACGCCCTCGGCGTCCGCCTCACCACCCTGCGCCCGGAGCAGGCCGCGTACATCGGCGTCCAGGTCGAGGGCCCGTACAAGCCGGACCACTACCGTTACTGA
- a CDS encoding VOC family protein yields MAIDSVVVRQRVEDLDAAVPFYEKLTGSTASRFAFAGVTLASVGPFLLFAGPDEAAQRVAGVAATLVVTDLDAAVEEAQAGGADIVMPIQPTPNGHRAVLRHPHGGVFEYIGP; encoded by the coding sequence ATGGCTATCGATTCAGTGGTCGTACGACAGCGCGTCGAGGATCTGGACGCGGCTGTGCCCTTCTACGAGAAGTTGACCGGAAGCACCGCATCACGGTTCGCCTTTGCCGGCGTCACTCTGGCGAGCGTCGGTCCCTTCCTCCTGTTCGCGGGACCCGACGAGGCGGCGCAACGGGTGGCGGGAGTGGCGGCGACCCTCGTCGTCACCGACCTGGACGCCGCGGTCGAGGAGGCTCAGGCAGGCGGAGCCGACATCGTCATGCCGATTCAGCCCACTCCGAACGGCCACCGCGCGGTGCTGCGGCACCCCCACGGCGGCGTCTTCGAGTACATCGGCCCCTGA
- a CDS encoding DUF3499 domain-containing protein, with product MSLVRRCSRTACGRPAVATLTYVYADSTAVLGPLATYAEPHCYDLCAEHSERLTAPRGWDVVRLSDGSGPSRPSGDDLEALANAVREAARPPGRAAEAGGPGQGGPSTGETRRGHLRVLRSPDS from the coding sequence GTGAGCCTTGTACGTCGCTGTTCGCGCACCGCGTGCGGCCGCCCTGCCGTCGCGACACTGACGTACGTCTACGCCGATTCGACCGCAGTTCTCGGCCCGCTCGCCACCTACGCCGAACCCCACTGCTACGACCTGTGCGCCGAGCACTCGGAGCGCCTGACCGCCCCACGGGGCTGGGACGTCGTGCGCCTGTCCGACGGCTCCGGGCCGTCCCGCCCCAGCGGCGACGACCTCGAAGCCCTCGCCAACGCCGTCCGCGAAGCCGCCCGCCCGCCGGGCCGCGCGGCCGAGGCCGGCGGTCCCGGCCAGGGCGGCCCGTCCACCGGCGAGACCCGTCGTGGACACCTGCGCGTCCTGAGATCGCCCGATTCCTGA